One window of the Fusobacterium animalis 7_1 genome contains the following:
- a CDS encoding DUF448 domain-containing protein → MSNTHIPERTCIICRTKKEKSKLFRLAKLKETFYEFDKEQKKQSRAVYVCKSLNCLGKLAKHNKVKLDSQDLMSMLNIINKANKNYINILNSMKNSGELVFGINLLFENIEHVHFIVIAQDISKKNEEKIIRRINELKIPYVVVGSMQELGKVFNKEEITVIGIKDKKMARGLIEE, encoded by the coding sequence ATGAGTAATACTCATATACCAGAAAGAACTTGTATAATTTGTAGAACAAAAAAAGAAAAATCTAAGTTATTTAGACTTGCTAAATTAAAAGAAACTTTCTATGAGTTTGATAAGGAACAAAAAAAGCAGTCAAGAGCAGTATATGTGTGTAAATCACTTAATTGTTTAGGAAAATTAGCTAAACATAACAAAGTAAAGCTTGATAGCCAAGATTTGATGTCTATGTTAAATATAATAAACAAGGCAAATAAAAATTATATAAATATATTAAATTCAATGAAAAATTCAGGAGAATTAGTTTTTGGTATAAACTTACTTTTTGAAAATATTGAGCATGTACATTTTATAGTAATTGCACAGGATATTTCCAAAAAGAATGAAGAGAAGATAATTAGAAGAATAAATGAATTAAAAATTCCTTATGTTGTAGTAGGAAGTATGCAGGAATTAGGAAAAGTGTTTAATAAAGAAGAAATAACAGTCATTGGAATAAAAGATAAGAAGATGGCAAGAGGATTAATAGAAGAATGA
- the infB gene encoding translation initiation factor IF-2, with the protein MNKRLKEGEYMKVRVHELAKKHDIKNKEFLEILKKDIGINVTSHLSNLDEDQVKKIDDYFAKMNMLKVEMPEPAKAHKEKKEEKPIRKIMVEDENDENEGYSQKNNKKAKFQQAKNKKNNNITFDEDGNSHKNRSKKKKGRRTDFVLKTVEATPDVVEEDGIKIIKFRGELTLGDFAEKLGVNSAELIKKLFLKGQMLTINSPISLSMAEDLAADYDVLVEEEQEVELDFGEKFDLEIEDKAADLKERPPVITIMGHVDHGKTSLLDAIRTTNVVEGEAGGITQKIGAYQVVKDGKRITFIDTPGHEAFTDMRARGAQVTDIAILVVAADDGVMPQTVEAISHAKVAKVPIIVAVNKIDKPEANPMKVKQELMEHGIVSSEWGGDVEFVEVSAKKKINLDGLLDTILITAEILELKGNTKKRAKGVVLESRLDPKIGPIADILVQEGTLKIGDVIVAGEVQGKVKALLNDKGERVNNATVSQPVEVIGFNNVPDAGDTMYVIQNEQHAKRIVEEVRKERKIQETTKKTISLESLSDQFKHEDLKELNLILRADSKGSVDALRDSLLKLSNDEVAVSIIQAAAGAITESDVKLAEAAGAIIIGYNVRPTTKALKEAEISKVEIRTSGIIYHITEDIEKALAGMLEPEYKEEYLGRIEIKKVFKVSKVGNVAGCVVIDGKVKNDSNIRILRDNVVIYEGKLASLKRFKDDAKEVVAGQECGLGVENFNDIKEGDVVEAFEMVEVKRTLK; encoded by the coding sequence ATGAATAAAAGATTGAAGGAAGGTGAATATATGAAAGTAAGAGTTCATGAACTAGCTAAGAAACATGATATTAAAAATAAAGAGTTCTTAGAGATATTGAAAAAAGATATAGGAATAAATGTTACATCTCACCTATCTAATTTAGATGAAGACCAAGTAAAGAAAATAGATGATTATTTTGCAAAAATGAATATGCTTAAAGTGGAAATGCCAGAACCAGCAAAGGCTCATAAAGAAAAGAAAGAGGAAAAACCAATAAGAAAGATAATGGTGGAAGATGAAAATGATGAGAATGAAGGATATTCTCAAAAAAATAATAAAAAGGCTAAGTTTCAACAAGCAAAAAATAAAAAGAATAATAATATAACATTTGATGAAGATGGAAATAGCCATAAAAACAGGAGTAAAAAGAAAAAAGGTAGAAGAACAGATTTTGTTTTAAAAACTGTTGAAGCTACTCCTGATGTTGTTGAAGAAGATGGAATAAAAATTATTAAATTCAGAGGAGAGCTAACACTAGGTGATTTTGCAGAAAAATTAGGTGTAAATAGTGCTGAGTTAATAAAAAAATTATTCTTAAAAGGACAAATGCTAACAATAAACAGCCCTATATCTTTAAGTATGGCAGAAGATTTAGCAGCTGATTATGATGTTTTAGTTGAAGAAGAACAAGAAGTAGAATTGGATTTTGGAGAAAAATTTGACTTAGAAATAGAAGATAAAGCAGCTGATTTAAAGGAAAGACCACCTGTTATAACAATAATGGGGCATGTTGACCATGGAAAGACTTCACTTCTTGATGCTATAAGAACTACTAATGTTGTGGAAGGAGAAGCAGGAGGAATAACTCAAAAAATTGGGGCTTATCAAGTTGTAAAAGATGGAAAGAGAATAACTTTTATAGACACTCCTGGTCATGAAGCATTTACTGATATGAGAGCCAGAGGAGCACAGGTAACAGATATAGCAATATTAGTTGTTGCAGCTGATGATGGTGTAATGCCACAAACAGTTGAAGCAATATCTCATGCTAAGGTTGCAAAAGTACCTATAATTGTTGCAGTAAATAAGATAGATAAACCAGAAGCAAATCCTATGAAAGTTAAACAAGAACTTATGGAACATGGGATAGTATCTTCTGAATGGGGTGGAGATGTTGAATTTGTTGAAGTTTCAGCAAAGAAAAAGATAAATCTTGATGGACTGTTGGATACCATACTTATAACGGCAGAAATTCTTGAATTAAAAGGAAATACTAAAAAAAGAGCTAAGGGGGTTGTTTTAGAATCAAGACTTGATCCTAAAATAGGGCCAATAGCTGATATTCTAGTTCAAGAAGGAACATTAAAAATAGGTGATGTTATAGTTGCAGGAGAAGTTCAAGGTAAAGTAAAAGCTCTTTTAAATGATAAAGGTGAAAGAGTAAACAATGCAACAGTATCTCAACCAGTGGAAGTAATCGGATTTAATAATGTCCCAGATGCAGGAGATACTATGTATGTTATTCAAAATGAACAACATGCAAAGAGAATAGTTGAAGAAGTTAGAAAAGAAAGAAAAATTCAAGAAACTACTAAGAAAACTATATCTCTTGAAAGTTTATCAGACCAATTTAAACATGAGGACTTAAAAGAATTAAATCTTATTTTAAGAGCAGATTCAAAAGGTTCTGTTGATGCTTTAAGGGATTCATTATTAAAACTATCTAATGATGAAGTGGCAGTCAGCATTATTCAAGCAGCAGCAGGGGCAATAACTGAAAGTGATGTTAAACTTGCAGAAGCAGCAGGGGCAATAATAATTGGATACAATGTAAGACCTACAACCAAGGCTTTAAAAGAAGCAGAAATAAGTAAAGTAGAAATAAGAACTTCTGGAATAATCTACCATATAACAGAAGATATTGAAAAAGCACTTGCAGGAATGTTAGAGCCTGAATATAAAGAAGAATATCTAGGAAGAATAGAAATTAAAAAAGTATTTAAAGTATCTAAAGTTGGGAATGTTGCAGGTTGTGTTGTGATAGATGGTAAAGTTAAAAATGATTCAAATATAAGAATACTTAGAGATAATGTTGTTATATATGAAGGGAAATTAGCTTCATTAAAGAGATTTAAAGATGATGCTAAGGAAGTTGTAGCAGGTCAAGAATGTGGACTTGGTGTTGAAAATTTCAATGATATAAAAGAAGGAGATGTGGTAGAAGCATTTGAAATGGTAGAAGTAAAAAGAACACTAAAATAA
- a CDS encoding glutamate racemase has product MNKPIAVFDAGLGSYAIVEAIKKAYPQQDIIYFADRKSFPYGAKTVEQLKTIIKNSIDFLSEKGASFIVLASNAPSITVLDKIKNNDKIIGIYPPLKDVIKDKMKNTLIIGAKVMIESPELQDYIKREVGNFYKQFHVENASPLIQLIENGAFINNIMETEKTIRNFINDCENKFGKLDSITLSSTHLPWLFSYFKKIIPEVKLYDPADNLVKAIKNYTNIGEGKIHSIISESEKYPAKDFLKILNTLNIKLDYEII; this is encoded by the coding sequence ATGAATAAACCTATTGCTGTTTTTGATGCTGGACTTGGAAGTTATGCTATTGTTGAGGCTATAAAAAAAGCTTATCCTCAACAAGATATAATTTATTTTGCTGATAGAAAAAGTTTTCCTTATGGAGCAAAAACGGTTGAACAACTAAAAACTATTATTAAAAATTCTATTGACTTTCTTTCAGAAAAAGGTGCTAGTTTTATTGTTCTTGCTTCAAATGCACCTAGTATAACTGTACTTGATAAAATAAAAAATAATGATAAAATTATTGGTATATACCCTCCACTTAAAGATGTTATAAAAGATAAGATGAAAAATACTCTTATTATTGGTGCAAAAGTAATGATTGAAAGCCCTGAATTACAAGATTATATAAAAAGAGAAGTGGGAAATTTTTATAAACAATTTCATGTAGAAAATGCTTCTCCTTTAATTCAACTTATTGAAAATGGAGCTTTTATAAACAATATAATGGAAACAGAAAAAACTATCAGAAATTTTATTAATGATTGTGAGAATAAATTTGGTAAGTTAGATTCAATAACTCTTAGTAGTACACATTTACCTTGGCTTTTCTCTTATTTTAAAAAAATTATTCCAGAAGTTAAACTGTATGACCCTGCTGATAACTTAGTAAAAGCAATAAAAAATTATACAAACATTGGAGAAGGAAAAATACACTCTATAATATCTGAATCTGAAAAATATCCAGCAAAAGATTTTTTAAAAATTTTGAATACTTTAAATATTAAGCTTGATTATGAAATTATATAG
- the nusA gene encoding transcription termination factor NusA, whose product MKAKDSKNFLEALDELEKEKGISKESVLEAIELALLAAYKKNYGEDENVEVTVDRENGDIKVFASKTVVAADDLLDPNEEISLEDAKKIKKRVKIGDILKFEVDCENFRRNAVQNGKQIVIQKVREAEREHIFNKFKEREDSIVTGIIRRIDNRKNIFIEIDGVELILPPAEQSVSDIYRVGERIKVYVLSVEKTSKFPKILISRRNEGLLRKLFEIEIPEITSGIIEIKSVAREAGSRAKVAVYSAVPNIDTIGACIGQKGARIKNIVDELNGERIDIVEWKPVVEEFVSAVLSPAVVESVTILEDGTARVLVEPSQLSLAIGKNGQNARLAARLTGMRVDIKVIDKDKETLKEGEDE is encoded by the coding sequence ATGAAGGCTAAGGATTCTAAAAATTTCTTAGAAGCACTTGATGAGCTTGAAAAAGAAAAAGGAATTAGCAAAGAAAGTGTACTAGAAGCCATAGAACTGGCACTTTTAGCAGCATACAAAAAGAACTATGGTGAAGATGAAAATGTTGAAGTTACAGTAGATAGAGAAAATGGAGATATAAAAGTTTTTGCAAGCAAAACAGTTGTAGCTGCTGATGATCTTTTAGATCCAAATGAGGAGATTTCTCTTGAAGATGCTAAAAAAATAAAAAAGAGAGTAAAAATAGGAGATATTTTAAAATTTGAAGTAGACTGTGAAAATTTTAGAAGAAATGCAGTTCAAAATGGAAAACAGATAGTTATTCAAAAGGTAAGAGAAGCTGAAAGAGAACATATCTTTAACAAGTTTAAAGAAAGAGAAGATAGTATAGTAACAGGGATAATTAGAAGAATTGACAATAGAAAGAATATTTTTATTGAAATTGATGGAGTAGAGCTTATATTACCACCAGCTGAACAATCAGTTTCTGATATATATAGGGTTGGAGAAAGGATAAAAGTATATGTTTTAAGTGTTGAGAAAACAAGTAAATTTCCAAAGATATTGATTTCAAGAAGGAATGAAGGACTTTTAAGAAAATTATTTGAAATAGAGATACCAGAAATAACATCAGGAATAATAGAAATTAAATCAGTTGCAAGAGAAGCAGGCTCAAGAGCAAAGGTTGCTGTTTATTCAGCAGTTCCTAATATTGATACTATTGGAGCATGTATAGGACAAAAAGGAGCAAGAATCAAAAATATTGTTGATGAGTTAAACGGGGAAAGAATAGATATAGTTGAATGGAAACCAGTTGTGGAAGAGTTCGTTTCAGCAGTTCTTAGTCCAGCAGTTGTAGAAAGTGTTACAATTTTAGAAGATGGAACAGCAAGAGTATTGGTTGAACCATCACAATTATCATTAGCAATAGGAAAGAATGGACAAAATGCAAGACTTGCAGCTAGATTGACAGGAATGAGGGTAGATATTAAAGTCATTGATAAAGATAAAGAAACTTTAAAAGAGGGCGAAGATGAGTAA
- the rimP gene encoding ribosome maturation factor RimP, translating into MEGNNQIVEKITEIVNPFVEEMNLSLVDVEYVQDGAYWYIRIFIENLNGDLSIEDCSKLSSKIEDKIEKLIEHKFFLEVSSPGLERPLKKIEDYIRFTGEKITLHLKHKLDDKKQFKAIIKEVNGNNIIFLIDNKEIEIKFNEIRKANILFEFNDF; encoded by the coding sequence ATGGAAGGGAATAATCAAATTGTAGAAAAGATTACAGAAATTGTTAATCCTTTTGTAGAAGAAATGAATCTCTCTCTTGTAGATGTAGAGTATGTGCAAGATGGAGCTTATTGGTATATTAGAATTTTTATTGAAAACTTAAATGGAGATTTGAGTATAGAGGATTGTAGTAAATTGAGTTCTAAAATAGAGGATAAAATTGAAAAACTAATAGAACATAAATTTTTTCTTGAAGTTTCTTCTCCTGGACTTGAAAGACCTTTAAAAAAGATAGAAGACTATATTAGATTTACAGGAGAAAAAATAACCTTACATTTGAAGCATAAGTTAGATGATAAAAAACAATTTAAGGCAATAATAAAAGAAGTAAATGGGAATAATATAATATTTTTAATAGATAACAAAGAAATTGAAATAAAGTTTAATGAAATAAGAAAAGCGAATATTTTATTTGAATTTAATGATTTTTAA
- the rplS gene encoding 50S ribosomal protein L19, which produces MKEKLIELVEKEYLRNDIPQFKAGDTIGVYYKVKEGNKERVQLFEGVVIRVNGGGVAKTFTVRKVTAGIGVERIIPVNSPNIDRIEVLKVGRVRRSKLYYLRGLSAKKARIKEIVK; this is translated from the coding sequence ATGAAGGAAAAATTAATTGAATTAGTTGAAAAAGAATATCTAAGAAATGATATTCCACAATTCAAAGCTGGGGACACTATTGGAGTGTACTACAAAGTAAAAGAAGGAAACAAAGAAAGAGTTCAATTATTTGAAGGAGTTGTAATTAGAGTAAATGGTGGAGGAGTTGCAAAAACTTTCACTGTAAGAAAAGTTACAGCAGGAATTGGAGTAGAAAGAATAATCCCTGTTAATTCTCCAAATATTGATAGAATTGAAGTTCTAAAAGTTGGTAGAGTAAGAAGATCTAAACTTTACTATCTAAGAGGATTATCTGCTAAGAAAGCAAGAATCAAAGAAATAGTAAAATAA